One genomic segment of Methanorbis rubei includes these proteins:
- a CDS encoding pyruvoyl-dependent arginine decarboxylase — protein sequence MAVPEKVFFTKGTGVHKDKLVSFEMALRNAGLAPYNLVTVSSIMPPDADIISREEGLPHLSPGEIVFCVMARDQTNVVGQKVAASVGLAVPQIHDKQHGYLSEYHARDVSSRECGEYAEDLAATMLATIFDIPFDPETAWQEREQIYLASGKIIKTSHVSTSATCTDGAWTTVVVAAVFIMPNHG from the coding sequence ATGGCTGTTCCCGAAAAGGTATTCTTTACAAAAGGCACCGGAGTCCACAAGGACAAACTGGTATCTTTTGAAATGGCTCTCAGGAACGCCGGGCTCGCGCCGTACAATCTTGTGACGGTCTCATCCATCATGCCGCCGGATGCTGATATCATCAGCCGCGAGGAGGGACTCCCCCACCTCTCCCCGGGTGAGATTGTGTTCTGTGTGATGGCGCGGGACCAGACCAATGTTGTGGGACAAAAAGTCGCGGCATCAGTCGGACTTGCTGTCCCCCAGATTCATGACAAGCAGCACGGGTACCTTTCCGAGTATCATGCACGCGATGTCTCCTCACGCGAGTGCGGTGAGTACGCCGAGGACCTCGCAGCAACGATGCTTGCGACGATCTTTGATATTCCGTTTGATCCGGAGACCGCCTGGCAGGAACGCGAACAGATCTATCTTGCGAGCGGCAAGATCATTAAAACCAGCCATGTCTCAACCTCGGCCACCTGCACTGACGGTGCATGGACGACGGTGGTTGTTGCGGCTGTATTCATTATGCCAAACCATGGGTGA
- a CDS encoding helix-turn-helix domain-containing protein, whose protein sequence is MTKNTRKHPYHCPVEAAFDRIGGRWKASIIWIIGYGSIRYSKIKDTIPHITAHMLSLQLKSLEEDGLIIRTQYEEIPPRVEYCLTESGLALLPALSTLCDWAAIHYPDQIPAGYVKRNPGGEICSDVLQSCSSGANDQV, encoded by the coding sequence ATGACGAAAAATACCAGAAAACATCCGTACCACTGCCCGGTCGAAGCTGCCTTTGACCGCATCGGCGGACGGTGGAAGGCAAGCATCATCTGGATCATCGGCTACGGCAGTATCCGGTACTCAAAGATCAAAGACACCATCCCCCACATCACCGCGCACATGCTTTCGCTGCAGCTGAAAAGTCTTGAAGAGGACGGCCTCATCATCAGAACCCAGTACGAGGAAATCCCTCCAAGGGTCGAGTACTGCTTAACAGAGTCAGGACTCGCCCTTCTGCCGGCTCTCTCAACTTTGTGTGACTGGGCAGCAATTCATTATCCTGATCAGATTCCGGCCGGCTATGTCAAAAGAAATCCGGGCGGAGAGATATGCTCTGATGTTCTCCAGTCATGTTCCTCAGGCGCAAATGATCAGGTCTGA
- a CDS encoding PAS domain S-box protein yields MNESAGDFSDILTLLKDNPRGMSVTEIADAAHLNRNTIARYMDTLLVSGQVEMRTFGKAKVFFISKRVPVSAMLNLSSEMVLLIDENLKIIQANEALLSFLSVDSENVVGSLVYSGPCNLLCGDVLADHIRRALRGDTVRGELRIFHEGRECYLDQKIYPMVLADGRPGVTVILDDVTDHKNAEAALERSEAMFRRLVETVRDCIWSLDEDAVIRYISPQITEICGYAPEELIGHSFTEFMPAGAGSRFSWELAAELSKETGFTLLEFPFICKNGSRIYCEFSGTPVILDEESGMFLGYNGALRDVTDRRNAEQSVKRWKLFLDGVMHNIPGIIIVTDTKTDRIVYTNLSAEQYLGINRTELRSLSISKLLSRLGSTHLADAHDKVKAFGKPVNVPEDRIVVNGTVCYVSARVLRMVLSADREYLLTMATDISDEVADRNRQLQTRELAFVLEGVTTTQEIWNSALEMLPKISGFTAVAVYQRSIFDDYILFMSKGGRFAPAIHRDSIVDRIIRKGEPAIFDTYRMGLFPEGTLSTMDNAASLVLMPVVHESRTVACIVLGSTAPQSPDTVLRGILMSTSFQISTVASRCLLQEKLQRERDRTRSYLDIAGVMLVVVRRDGVIEMINRYGAKTLGYSESELIGRNWFEDVVPAHAREARLQAFEQLLSGMVDVEGDVYSGTVLCSDGTEKSIRWRNSLLREECGTVAGVVSSGEIIPDEGAGR; encoded by the coding sequence ATGAACGAGTCGGCGGGCGATTTTTCCGATATTCTCACACTTCTCAAGGACAATCCCCGCGGGATGTCCGTCACCGAGATCGCAGACGCCGCTCACCTCAACAGAAACACCATTGCACGATACATGGACACCCTGCTTGTCTCCGGCCAGGTCGAGATGCGGACATTCGGCAAAGCAAAAGTCTTCTTCATCTCAAAACGCGTGCCGGTCTCTGCAATGCTCAACCTCTCTTCAGAGATGGTGCTCTTAATTGACGAAAATCTGAAGATCATTCAGGCCAACGAAGCACTTCTCTCGTTCCTCTCCGTCGACTCCGAGAATGTTGTCGGCTCACTTGTCTACAGCGGCCCTTGCAATCTTTTGTGCGGCGACGTGCTTGCTGACCATATCAGACGCGCCCTTCGCGGCGACACCGTCCGTGGCGAGCTGCGGATCTTTCATGAAGGACGCGAATGCTATCTTGATCAGAAGATCTACCCGATGGTGCTCGCCGACGGCAGACCGGGCGTGACCGTCATCCTTGACGATGTCACTGATCACAAAAATGCCGAGGCAGCCCTCGAACGAAGCGAAGCAATGTTTCGTCGTCTGGTCGAAACGGTTCGCGACTGTATCTGGTCGCTCGACGAGGACGCAGTCATCCGCTACATCAGCCCCCAGATAACCGAGATATGCGGATACGCTCCCGAGGAACTGATCGGCCACTCCTTCACCGAGTTCATGCCGGCAGGCGCAGGTTCGCGTTTTTCCTGGGAACTTGCCGCAGAGCTCTCCAAAGAGACCGGGTTCACGCTTCTTGAGTTTCCGTTCATCTGCAAGAACGGCAGCCGCATCTACTGCGAGTTCTCCGGAACGCCGGTGATCCTTGACGAAGAGTCAGGAATGTTCCTCGGCTACAACGGAGCGCTTCGCGACGTTACCGACCGCAGAAATGCCGAGCAGAGTGTGAAGCGGTGGAAGCTGTTTCTTGACGGCGTGATGCATAATATCCCTGGCATCATCATCGTCACCGATACGAAAACCGACAGAATTGTCTACACCAATCTCAGTGCCGAGCAGTATCTCGGCATCAACCGCACTGAACTTCGGAGCCTTTCGATCTCGAAGCTTCTCTCCCGCTTAGGGTCCACGCATCTTGCTGATGCGCATGATAAGGTGAAGGCGTTTGGCAAACCGGTGAATGTCCCTGAAGACCGGATTGTGGTGAACGGAACTGTCTGTTACGTCTCAGCCCGCGTGCTGCGCATGGTTCTCTCCGCAGACCGCGAGTATCTGCTGACGATGGCAACCGACATCTCTGATGAGGTTGCTGACCGTAACCGCCAGCTTCAGACCCGCGAGCTTGCGTTTGTGCTTGAAGGTGTGACGACGACGCAGGAGATATGGAACTCGGCTCTGGAGATGCTGCCAAAGATCAGCGGGTTTACTGCGGTCGCGGTCTATCAGCGCAGCATCTTTGATGATTATATTCTCTTTATGTCCAAGGGCGGACGGTTTGCTCCGGCGATTCACCGCGACTCGATTGTGGACCGGATCATCCGGAAAGGTGAGCCTGCGATCTTTGACACGTATCGTATGGGACTTTTCCCGGAAGGAACCCTGTCCACGATGGACAACGCGGCTTCGCTTGTTCTGATGCCGGTGGTTCATGAGAGCAGGACGGTTGCCTGTATTGTGCTTGGTTCAACTGCTCCCCAGTCGCCTGATACGGTGCTCAGAGGAATTCTGATGTCAACATCGTTTCAGATCAGCACTGTTGCTTCCCGCTGCCTTTTGCAGGAGAAACTGCAGCGCGAACGCGACCGCACCCGGAGTTATCTGGATATTGCGGGCGTCATGCTGGTCGTGGTCCGCCGCGACGGAGTGATCGAGATGATCAACCGGTACGGTGCGAAAACTCTCGGCTACAGTGAGTCTGAGCTGATCGGCAGGAACTGGTTTGAGGATGTCGTTCCGGCCCATGCCCGCGAGGCACGCCTTCAGGCGTTCGAGCAGCTGCTCTCAGGCATGGTGGATGTGGAGGGCGATGTCTACAGCGGTACGGTTCTGTGCAGCGACGGCACGGAAAAATCGATCCGGTGGCGCAACTCGCTTCTTCGCGAGGAGTGCGGTACGGTCGCGGGCGTGGTGTCCTCGGGAGAAATTATTCCTGATGAGGGTGCCGGTAGGTAA
- a CDS encoding DUF2109 family protein has protein sequence MLVTELVLAVCAVIAVYAALRAVFEKNTARKLPFITVMNFAVAGVIVLILPHPLTLIAAAAYLVGATLEANAIASAMEKLRGEQT, from the coding sequence ATGCTCGTGACCGAACTCGTTCTCGCAGTCTGTGCAGTCATCGCTGTCTACGCAGCCCTTCGCGCAGTGTTTGAGAAAAACACCGCACGAAAACTACCTTTCATCACCGTCATGAACTTCGCGGTTGCAGGAGTAATCGTCCTCATCCTCCCGCATCCACTGACACTTATTGCCGCAGCAGCGTATCTTGTTGGCGCAACCTTGGAAGCAAACGCCATCGCATCAGCCATGGAAAAACTCAGAGGTGAGCAGACATGA
- a CDS encoding helix-turn-helix domain-containing protein — protein MAVRDNLPQWPVEAAFDCISGRWKPLIIWCIGYDKLRYSDIKTSLVPISPHILSRQLKSLENDGLIIRIQYQEVPLRVEYHLTPAGLELLPILGYLCGWASVHLPSRVSSPVRKNCRRFFCQQNSENFSVCSSAENIL, from the coding sequence GTGGCCGTCAGAGATAATTTACCCCAATGGCCTGTCGAGGCCGCATTTGACTGTATCAGCGGACGGTGGAAGCCGCTCATCATCTGGTGCATCGGCTACGACAAACTCCGCTACTCTGATATCAAGACAAGTCTTGTTCCAATAAGTCCGCATATTTTGTCCCGCCAGCTGAAGAGTCTTGAGAACGACGGGCTCATCATCAGGATCCAGTATCAGGAGGTCCCGCTGCGGGTCGAGTATCATCTGACGCCGGCAGGACTTGAACTTCTTCCGATACTTGGCTATCTCTGCGGCTGGGCTTCAGTGCATCTTCCAAGCAGGGTCTCATCCCCTGTCCGGAAAAATTGTCGGAGATTTTTCTGTCAGCAAAACTCTGAAAATTTTTCCGTCTGTTCGTCTGCGGAAAATATTCTCTGA
- a CDS encoding TfoX/Sxy family protein: MGELSLLPNIGKVVEGQLNAVGIFTASELSAAGSRGAWLKIRAIDDSACIHRLYSFEGAIRGIKKSELPPEVKADLKAFYQSFASQV; the protein is encoded by the coding sequence ATGGGTGAACTTTCTCTTCTTCCAAACATCGGCAAAGTGGTCGAAGGTCAGCTGAATGCGGTCGGCATCTTCACGGCAAGTGAACTTTCTGCCGCAGGCAGCAGGGGTGCGTGGCTGAAGATCCGCGCTATCGATGACTCAGCCTGCATTCACCGGTTGTATTCTTTTGAAGGAGCGATCCGCGGCATAAAAAAGTCCGAGCTTCCTCCTGAGGTAAAGGCTGATCTGAAAGCATTCTATCAGAGTTTCGCTAGCCAAGTCTGA
- a CDS encoding adenosylcobalamin-dependent ribonucleoside-diphosphate reductase: MADSVVDSILAARYYRAGEKSFEDVCRRVADALGETPEETKEYFEAMMNLEFLPNSPTLMNAGTPLGQLSACFTLPVNDSLPEIFDAIRWGAIIHQSGGGTGYNFSHLRPEGSPVRSTDGVASGPVSFMRVFNAATDVIKQGGRRRGANMGILNVWHQDIMKFIKSKAKEGDFSNFNISVMMNDEFMKAVAAGDLDREWLKTAEGETITVREIWDGIVEGVWKNGEPGILFYDTINSKNPTPQLGPIDTTNPCGEQPLLPFESCVLGSINLAMFIRADGVNYDALDKMTRMAVRFLDAVITKNVFPIEQIKEATNRTRKVGLGLMGVHDAMLMLRIPYDSEAGRNFCEEIMARVNDVAMQESERLGKERGTFPAYKDSVWDQQGRIMRNSALTTIAPTGTISLLAGCSSGIEPVFSFAYTRRNTVNKTFIMVHPYFESELRRVIAGLGFSGDAAEAKRDEIISHVHETGSVQDVAWLPEAFRAVFKTALDIKWRDHVLMQAVFQKHVHASISKTINMPFSATKEQVADAVLLAWKEGIKGMTLYRTGSREDVVLALEKKEEKKAEPAATTPEPQIVQQLFARPRELDGRTFLAQSGCCRLYITVNTLAGKPMEVFIRTVGAGCEASSNALGRSISTGLQNGVPYEKFVKQFAKVSCISAVRNRSSEGMSCADVVGKCIELAATNQAIATLDNWVVQTVTPGVKKGNPCPECGEPLDFGEGCNMGICKHCGWSGCS; the protein is encoded by the coding sequence ATGGCGGACTCAGTTGTTGACAGTATTCTTGCCGCGCGGTATTACCGTGCAGGCGAGAAATCCTTTGAGGATGTTTGCAGGCGTGTGGCAGACGCTCTCGGTGAAACTCCGGAAGAGACAAAAGAATATTTCGAGGCAATGATGAACCTCGAGTTTCTTCCAAACTCACCGACACTCATGAACGCGGGCACGCCGCTCGGCCAGCTCTCTGCCTGCTTTACTTTGCCGGTAAACGACTCTCTGCCTGAGATCTTTGATGCCATCCGCTGGGGTGCAATCATTCACCAGTCCGGCGGCGGCACCGGCTACAACTTTTCTCATCTCCGGCCGGAAGGCTCTCCGGTCCGGTCAACGGACGGCGTTGCATCAGGTCCCGTCTCATTCATGCGGGTCTTTAACGCGGCGACCGATGTTATCAAACAGGGCGGACGCAGGCGCGGCGCGAACATGGGCATCCTCAATGTCTGGCACCAGGACATCATGAAGTTCATCAAGAGCAAGGCCAAGGAAGGCGACTTCTCGAACTTCAATATCTCGGTCATGATGAACGATGAGTTCATGAAAGCAGTCGCAGCAGGTGATCTGGACCGCGAGTGGCTGAAGACTGCCGAAGGCGAGACCATTACGGTCCGCGAGATCTGGGACGGTATTGTGGAAGGGGTCTGGAAGAACGGTGAGCCTGGTATTCTCTTCTATGACACGATAAACTCGAAGAACCCTACTCCGCAGCTTGGCCCGATCGATACGACAAACCCCTGCGGCGAGCAGCCGCTGCTGCCGTTTGAGTCCTGTGTTTTAGGCAGTATCAATCTTGCAATGTTTATCCGTGCAGATGGTGTGAACTATGATGCGCTGGATAAGATGACGCGGATGGCGGTCCGGTTCTTAGACGCGGTCATCACGAAGAATGTGTTCCCGATCGAACAGATCAAGGAGGCAACGAACCGCACGAGGAAGGTTGGTCTTGGTCTGATGGGTGTGCATGATGCGATGCTGATGCTCAGGATTCCGTACGATTCTGAAGCAGGCCGCAACTTCTGCGAGGAGATCATGGCCCGCGTGAATGATGTGGCGATGCAGGAGTCCGAACGGCTTGGTAAGGAGAGGGGAACGTTCCCTGCCTACAAGGATTCGGTCTGGGACCAGCAGGGACGCATTATGCGAAACTCAGCACTGACAACGATCGCGCCGACCGGCACGATCTCGCTTCTTGCCGGATGTTCGTCAGGTATTGAGCCGGTGTTTTCGTTTGCGTACACGCGCCGCAACACGGTCAACAAGACGTTCATTATGGTGCATCCGTACTTCGAGTCCGAGCTCCGCCGCGTGATTGCGGGACTCGGGTTCTCCGGCGATGCTGCCGAGGCAAAGCGTGACGAGATTATCAGTCATGTTCATGAGACCGGATCGGTGCAGGATGTTGCCTGGCTGCCGGAAGCGTTCCGTGCGGTGTTTAAGACTGCGCTTGACATCAAGTGGCGCGATCATGTTCTGATGCAGGCGGTGTTCCAGAAGCATGTGCATGCGTCAATTTCAAAGACGATCAATATGCCGTTCTCTGCAACGAAGGAGCAGGTGGCAGATGCTGTTCTGTTAGCATGGAAGGAGGGCATTAAGGGTATGACGCTCTACCGGACCGGATCGCGTGAGGATGTGGTGCTGGCCCTTGAGAAGAAGGAGGAGAAGAAGGCTGAGCCGGCAGCGACAACTCCCGAGCCGCAGATTGTGCAGCAGCTGTTCGCCCGCCCGCGGGAGCTGGACGGAAGAACATTCCTTGCACAGTCCGGATGCTGCCGTCTGTATATTACGGTGAACACGCTTGCAGGTAAGCCGATGGAGGTGTTCATCAGGACTGTTGGTGCAGGCTGTGAGGCAAGCAGCAATGCTCTTGGCAGAAGTATCAGTACGGGTTTGCAGAATGGTGTGCCGTACGAGAAGTTTGTGAAGCAGTTTGCGAAGGTGAGCTGTATTTCAGCGGTGCGGAACAGAAGTTCAGAAGGAATGTCCTGTGCTGATGTGGTGGGCAAGTGTATTGAACTTGCGGCAACGAATCAGGCGATTGCGACGCTGGACAACTGGGTGGTTCAGACGGTGACGCCTGGTGTGAAGAAGGGGAATCCGTGCCCTGAGTGCGGGGAGCCGCTGGACTTCGGCGAGGGATGCAATATGGGCATCTGTAAGCACTGCGGCTGGAGCGGGTGCAGCTAA
- a CDS encoding putative immunity protein has translation MKQNKRTLMQTFKALQPLKELTAQQDRKTLILWALDCADLILPIFTERYPEDLRPLQAVAAARAWSRGEIKMPEARRYALASHNAATTVADTDPAACSAARAMGHVVGTVHVGTHSMAFASYAVNAQIFAADFVDPDTFCAEQCIFLMNCLEYWSGIDKSEMVWAKFLQK, from the coding sequence ATGAAACAAAATAAACGAACCCTGATGCAGACCTTCAAAGCTCTTCAACCACTGAAAGAGCTTACTGCACAGCAGGATCGAAAGACGCTGATTCTCTGGGCACTCGACTGTGCTGATCTCATCCTTCCTATTTTTACTGAACGTTATCCTGAAGATCTCAGGCCTTTGCAGGCGGTTGCCGCAGCACGTGCATGGTCACGCGGCGAGATCAAGATGCCTGAAGCACGACGTTACGCTCTTGCGTCGCACAATGCCGCAACCACTGTTGCAGATACGGACCCTGCCGCCTGCTCAGCAGCCAGAGCTATGGGTCATGTTGTCGGCACTGTGCATGTCGGCACGCACTCTATGGCGTTTGCTTCCTATGCAGTCAACGCACAAATATTTGCAGCAGACTTTGTTGACCCTGACACTTTCTGTGCCGAACAGTGCATTTTCCTCATGAACTGTCTGGAGTACTGGTCAGGGATCGACAAGTCAGAGATGGTATGGGCAAAATTTCTGCAAAAATAA
- the purF gene encoding amidophosphoribosyltransferase — protein MCGIAGIVANIEVSGSLYLALYALQHRGQESGGISTYDNGTVHKHKGYGLVFEVFSQETLQTLSGKTGLGHVRYPTTGGSKPENIQPFNFMFRGHTLSVVHNGNLVNTDELRYEYEGRGHIFSTTSDTEVISAILANEIIHGHTVGEAISFCMRTIRGSYAVIFMLDGSLYAFRDPLGIKPLCIGMLPDGGHVVASESVAFDAVGAKFLRDVVPGESLLLKADKVYPRQIMSAQSPAHCVFEYIYFARADSVIDGVSVYNVRQKTGALLAGEAPADADLVSPVPDSGIAAATGYADASGTPFREALIKNRYTGRTFIMPTQEKREMAVRMKLNPVRGHITGKSVVLVDDSIVRGTTSRRIIALVREFGAEKVHLRVASPPIIAPCYLGTDFPTREELISHHKNVEGVRAAINATSLAHISLEGLVEAIGLPCNHLCTGCLTGKYPLAIDGEEEEPRCIEKIDPYK, from the coding sequence ATGTGCGGTATCGCAGGCATCGTCGCAAACATCGAGGTATCGGGTTCCTTGTATCTGGCGCTGTATGCTCTTCAGCACCGGGGGCAGGAAAGCGGTGGCATCTCCACCTATGACAACGGAACTGTCCATAAACACAAAGGATACGGTCTGGTCTTTGAGGTGTTTTCTCAGGAAACCCTTCAGACTCTCTCCGGCAAAACCGGACTCGGGCATGTCAGGTATCCGACCACCGGCGGTTCAAAACCGGAAAATATCCAGCCGTTCAACTTCATGTTCCGCGGTCACACCCTCTCGGTTGTGCACAACGGTAATCTGGTCAACACCGACGAGCTCCGCTACGAGTATGAGGGGCGCGGCCACATCTTTTCAACAACATCTGACACGGAAGTTATTTCTGCAATCCTTGCAAACGAGATCATTCACGGCCACACCGTGGGCGAGGCGATCAGCTTCTGCATGCGCACCATTCGCGGATCATATGCGGTCATCTTCATGCTGGACGGCTCTCTCTATGCGTTCCGCGATCCGCTTGGCATCAAACCGCTCTGCATCGGCATGCTGCCGGACGGCGGTCATGTCGTCGCATCCGAAAGCGTTGCCTTTGACGCGGTTGGTGCAAAGTTTCTCCGCGATGTTGTCCCGGGGGAGAGCCTGCTCTTAAAAGCCGACAAAGTTTATCCGCGGCAGATAATGTCAGCCCAATCTCCTGCGCACTGTGTCTTTGAGTACATTTATTTCGCTAGGGCAGACTCGGTCATTGACGGTGTCTCGGTCTACAATGTCCGGCAGAAGACCGGCGCACTGCTCGCAGGTGAAGCCCCTGCAGATGCTGATCTCGTCTCGCCGGTGCCGGACTCAGGTATTGCTGCTGCGACCGGTTATGCCGACGCGTCCGGCACTCCGTTCCGCGAAGCATTGATCAAAAACCGGTACACCGGCCGCACCTTCATCATGCCGACGCAGGAGAAACGCGAGATGGCTGTCCGCATGAAACTCAATCCGGTCCGCGGCCACATCACCGGCAAGTCCGTGGTGCTGGTTGACGACAGCATCGTTCGAGGCACAACCTCGCGTCGGATCATCGCCCTTGTCCGTGAGTTCGGCGCAGAAAAAGTTCATCTCCGCGTTGCGTCCCCGCCAATTATCGCACCCTGCTATCTTGGAACCGACTTCCCGACGCGTGAGGAGCTGATCTCTCATCACAAAAATGTCGAAGGGGTGAGGGCGGCAATCAATGCAACAAGCCTTGCACACATTTCTCTTGAAGGCCTCGTCGAGGCTATCGGTCTTCCCTGCAATCATCTCTGCACCGGCTGCCTTACCGGAAAGTATCCGCTGGCTATCGATGGCGAGGAAGAGGAGCCGCGCTGCATTGAGAAAATCGATCCGTATAAGTGA
- a CDS encoding ferredoxin domain-containing protein — protein MISEIDTVEIVAGLMMVAARTAPKAMAVDSIVTKIVAGKELESFAKKMDEIGEQTGMTFFNTNANHLRAADLMVLIGVKGCQPLGANCGGCGHATCAEFGKEVRAAAQAVADYPGPNCIFKVTDLGIAVGSAVKCAASHNVDNRVMYTAGVAAKKLQVMDECSIVYGIPLKASGKNIFFADPVMH, from the coding sequence ATGATATCCGAGATTGATACCGTGGAAATTGTTGCGGGACTGATGATGGTTGCAGCACGAACCGCTCCGAAAGCGATGGCAGTTGATTCGATCGTAACAAAAATAGTTGCAGGCAAAGAGCTGGAAAGTTTTGCAAAAAAGATGGATGAGATCGGGGAACAGACCGGCATGACATTTTTCAATACCAATGCAAATCATCTGAGAGCTGCTGACCTGATGGTTCTCATCGGTGTGAAAGGCTGTCAGCCGCTTGGTGCAAACTGCGGGGGGTGTGGTCACGCAACCTGTGCAGAGTTTGGAAAAGAGGTCAGGGCTGCTGCGCAAGCAGTCGCAGATTATCCGGGACCGAACTGTATCTTCAAGGTAACCGACCTCGGCATCGCGGTAGGGTCTGCGGTGAAGTGTGCGGCGTCCCACAATGTGGACAACAGAGTCATGTACACCGCAGGTGTTGCGGCGAAAAAACTTCAGGTGATGGATGAGTGCAGCATCGTCTACGGCATCCCGCTCAAAGCGTCGGGAAAAAATATTTTCTTTGCAGACCCAGTGATGCATTAA
- the thsA gene encoding thermosome subunit alpha, which produces MSAQLGGQPILILKEGGSRTRGRDAQSMNIAAAKAVAGAVRTTLGPKGMDKMLVDTIGDVVITNDGVTILKEMDIEHPAAKMMVEVAKTQDDEVGDGTTTAVVIAGELLKKSEELLEQDVHPTVITLGYRQAAEKAQELLKGIAVDVKAKDKEILSKIAGTAMTGKNAEASKDKLCDLIVRAITLVADADGTVDTENVKVEKRVGGAIEDSEIVEGMIIDKERVHPGMPKTVKNAKILLLNAAVEYKKTEVDAEISITSPDQLQMFLDEEERMIKGIVEKIKASGANVLFCQKGIDDIAQHYLAKAGIFATRRVKKSDMEKLARATGGALISSIDAISGDELGIAGLVEERKVGGEEMIFVEKCKNPKAVSIIIKGGTEHVVDELGRALEDALRVVGVVVEDKKVVAGGGAPEVELSLRLREYAATQGGRIQLAIEAFASALEIIPRTLAENAGLDPIDKLVELRAAHEKGKKTFGLDVFKGEPVDMWKEGVVEPLRVKTQAIASAAEAAVMILRIDDVIASARSAGPSPEEMAAMGGMGGMGGMPPGMM; this is translated from the coding sequence ATGTCAGCACAACTTGGCGGACAGCCTATTCTGATTCTTAAAGAAGGCGGATCCCGTACCCGCGGACGGGACGCACAGAGCATGAACATTGCTGCAGCAAAGGCAGTTGCCGGTGCAGTAAGAACCACTCTTGGTCCGAAAGGTATGGACAAGATGCTCGTCGACACCATTGGTGACGTCGTTATCACCAACGACGGTGTAACCATCCTCAAAGAGATGGACATCGAGCACCCGGCAGCAAAGATGATGGTCGAGGTCGCAAAGACCCAGGATGACGAAGTCGGAGATGGAACCACCACCGCAGTCGTTATCGCAGGCGAACTTCTGAAGAAATCCGAAGAGCTTCTTGAGCAGGACGTTCACCCGACCGTTATCACGCTCGGCTACCGTCAGGCAGCAGAGAAAGCACAGGAACTTCTCAAGGGCATTGCAGTCGATGTCAAAGCAAAAGACAAGGAAATCCTTTCCAAGATTGCAGGAACTGCAATGACCGGTAAGAATGCCGAGGCATCCAAGGACAAACTTTGTGACTTAATCGTTCGTGCAATCACTCTCGTCGCAGATGCTGACGGAACTGTTGACACCGAGAACGTCAAAGTCGAGAAGCGTGTCGGCGGTGCAATCGAGGACTCCGAGATTGTCGAAGGCATGATCATCGACAAAGAGCGTGTCCACCCTGGCATGCCCAAGACCGTGAAGAATGCAAAGATTCTCCTCCTCAACGCAGCAGTCGAGTACAAGAAGACTGAAGTTGACGCAGAGATCAGCATCACCAGCCCTGACCAGCTCCAGATGTTCCTCGATGAGGAAGAGCGCATGATTAAGGGCATCGTCGAGAAGATTAAGGCATCCGGCGCAAATGTTCTCTTCTGTCAGAAGGGTATCGACGACATTGCACAGCACTACCTTGCAAAGGCAGGTATCTTTGCAACCCGCCGTGTTAAGAAGTCTGACATGGAGAAACTCGCCCGTGCAACCGGCGGCGCACTGATCTCCTCTATCGACGCAATCAGCGGTGACGAGCTTGGTATTGCAGGCCTTGTTGAGGAACGCAAGGTCGGCGGCGAAGAGATGATCTTCGTTGAGAAGTGCAAGAACCCGAAAGCTGTCTCGATCATCATCAAAGGCGGAACCGAGCACGTTGTCGACGAGCTTGGCCGTGCACTTGAGGACGCTCTCCGCGTTGTCGGTGTTGTTGTTGAGGACAAGAAGGTCGTTGCAGGCGGAGGAGCACCGGAAGTTGAGCTTTCCCTCAGACTCCGTGAGTACGCAGCAACCCAGGGCGGACGTATCCAGCTCGCAATTGAGGCATTCGCATCCGCACTTGAGATCATCCCGAGAACCCTTGCAGAGAACGCAGGTCTTGACCCGATCGACAAGCTTGTCGAGCTCCGTGCAGCTCACGAGAAGGGCAAGAAGACCTTCGGTCTTGATGTCTTCAAGGGCGAGCCGGTTGACATGTGGAAGGAAGGCGTTGTTGAGCCGCTCCGCGTGAAGACTCAGGCAATTGCATCCGCAGCAGAAGCAGCAGTCATGATTCTCAGAATCGATGATGTCATTGCATCCGCAAGATCCGCAGGTCCGTCTCCGGAAGAGATGGCCGCAATGGGCGGAATGGGTGGAATGGGCGGCATGCCACCTGGAATGATGTAA